In one window of Heterodontus francisci isolate sHetFra1 chromosome 24, sHetFra1.hap1, whole genome shotgun sequence DNA:
- the plk1 gene encoding serine/threonine-protein kinase PLK1 — translation MTTVSGKPSAKVGAVAPVVVPPVAKEIPDILVNPKTMKRYTRGRFLGKGGFAKCYEISDMDTKEVFAGKIVPKTLLMKPHQREKMSMEISIHKSLNHANVVGFHGFFEDDDFVYVVLELCRRRSLLELHKRRKAVTEPEARYYLRRIILGGQYLHDNHVIHRDLKLGNLFLNDDMEVKIGDFGLATTVQYEGERKKTLCGTPNYIAPEVIGKKGHSFEVDVWSLGCIMYTLLVGKPPFETSCLKETYLRIKKNEYNIPKHVNPVAANLIQKMLRSDPSARPNIHELLNDEFFTVGYLPVRLPTTCLTMAPRFSLAPGGIDSSMRRPLTELNKDVPAGDKPGKSEDDGVAREVGEYNDFYLSDLLQQLNSVVAARPADKAVIRQEEAEDPACIPIFWVSKWVDYSDKYGLGYQLCDNSVGVLFNDSTRLIMYNDGESLQYIERDMTETYLNFRSYPPNLSKKATLLKYFHNYMSEHLLKAGANITPREGDELARLPFLRIWFRTRSAIVLHLSNGTVQINFFQDHTKIILCPLMNAVTYIDEKREFHTFKLSMIEEYGCCKELASRLRYARTMVEKLLTTKAVAARVKHTA, via the exons ATGACCACGGTGTCCGGTAAACCGTCAGCCAAGGTGGGAGCAGTGGCCCCGGTGGTGGTCCCCCCGGTGGCTAAGGAGATACCCGATATCCTAGTGAACCCCAAGACCATGAAGAGGTACACGAGGGGCCGCTTCCTGGGCAAAGGGGGCTTCGCCAAATGTTATGAGATCTCCGACATGGACACCAAGGAGGTGTTTGCCGGTAAGATCGTGCCCAAGACGTTGCTGATGAAGCCACACCAGAGGGAGAAGATGTCCATGGAGATCTCCATCCACAAGAGCCTTAACCACGCCAATGTGGTGGGCTTTCACGGCTTCTTCGAGGATGATGATTTCGTCTACGTTGTGCTGGAGCTGTGCAGGCGGAGG TCTTTGTTAGAATTGCACAAGAGGCGGAAGGCTGTCACGGAACCCGAGGCCCGGTATTACCTGAGGCGAATCATCCTGGGCGGCCAATATCTGCACGACAACCACGTTATCCATCGAGATCTCAAGCTTGGCAACCTCTTCCTCAATGATGATATGGAAGTGAAGATAG GTGACTTTGGTCTGGCTACAACAGTACAGTATGAAGGAGAGCGCAAGAAGACCTTATGTGGGACACCCAACTACATTGCCCCAGAAGTGATTGGCAAGAAAGGGCACAGTTTTGAAGTTGATGTCTGGTCTCTAGGCTGTATTAT GTATACACTACTAGTGGGGAAACCTCCATTTGAAACTTCCTGTCTTAAAGAGACGTACCTGAGGATAAAGAAAAATGAATATAATATTCCCAAG CACGTCAACCCTGTAGCTGCCAACCTCATACAGAAGATGCTCCGATCAGATCCAAGTGCACGGCCCAACATTCACGAGCTGCTGAATGATGAGTTCTTCACGGTTGGCTACCTGCCTGTCCGGTTGCCCACCACATGCTTGACGATGGCTCCCAGGTTTTCTCTGGCTCCTGGTGGGATTGATTCCAGTATGAGGAGGCCACTTACTGAACTTAACAAAG ATGTTCCAGCTGGTGACAAACCAGGCAAGTCTGAAGATGATGGAGTGGCCAG GGAAGTAGGGGAGTACAATGATTTCTACCTCTCGGACCTGCTGCAGCAGTTAAACAGTGTAGTAGCAGCAAGGCCAGCTGACAAAGCAGTCATCAGACAAG AGGAGGCTGAAGACCCGGCCTGTATACCGATCTTCTGGGTCAGCAAGTGGGTGGATTACTCTGATAAATATGGTTTGG GTTATCAGTTATGTGACAACAGCGTTGGTGTTCTCTTCAATGATTCCACTCGTTTAATCATGTACAATGATGGTGAGAGTCTTCAGTACATCGAGCGGGACATGACTGAGACTTACCTGAACTTTCGATCCTACCCTCCCAACCTAAGTAAAAAG GCGACCCTGCTAAAATATTTCCACAACTACATGAGCGAGCATTTGTTAAAGGCAGGAGCCAACATCACCCCCCGGGAAGGTGATGAGTTGGCGAGGCTCCCATTCCTGCGGATCTGGTTCAGGACGCGCAGTGCAATAGTCTTGCATCTTAGCAATGGAACCGTCCAAATCAACTTTTTTCAG gACCACACTAAGATCATTCTGTGCCCACTGATGAATGCAGTGACCTACATCGATGAGAAGCGGGAGTTCCACACATTCAAGCTGAGCATGATTGAGGAGTATGGCTGCTGCAAGGAGCTGGCGAGCCGTTTACGTTACGCTCGCACCATGGTGGAGAAGCTGCTCACCACGAAAGCTGTGGCAGCACGGGTCAAGCACACCGCATGA